DNA sequence from the Vicia villosa cultivar HV-30 ecotype Madison, WI linkage group LG3, Vvil1.0, whole genome shotgun sequence genome:
AAATTCCATCGAAGACGGATAATTGAGGCAATACAAAATTTGGAGGTTGATCGAGGATCTTCAGTGTGATATTAGAGGTGATTGTCTCTATTTCTCGGCGATCCTAATAGGGATTCGATTTTGGATATAGAACGATCTATTTGTGGAATTAGGAGTCAATTTCTACATACGAGACCGTTCCATTCCAGAACCATAATTAGGTGTCTGTTAATAGTGAGGAATCTTACATCGTGGTGTTGATCTATAATATGGCGGCGCACGAGTGGACTTGCAAGATTAACACTCCAACGTCAAAATATTTCACAATTTAAGATGAGTATAGTAAAAAGTGGAGATCATAAAATATATCTTAAAATTCTCGTGTCATAACTTGTATACTTTGAGTCATTTGGAGCGGATTACTCTTGGTTTGAACCATGTCTTTATTGACTTTTGATCGATccaaaacaataataatatatttgtttttaatctTTTTCATATTTCatcattaataatataaaattaaaacaaaactaaaatattCTATATATTATAAACAGTAAttctattataaattattttttcaaaaaaaaaaaaaaaaagaatgaagattaattacataataaaaatatttggaacatattaaaaaaaaacagaaatataTTAGGAGGGCAGCAGTTTCTGTGTGCCTAATAAACGACAGAACAGGAATATTGGTGCCCTTACTTAGTGCGTCTCCTTCACATATCACCCACAGGTAACGAAAAAGAAAGAACTATCGGTAATGAGATGGATCACATGAAGGAAAGAATCTCATAATCCTAATCACATGATTGTTAACCCAAAACTGTAACATAAATCAATTTAACCTGAACCTCTAATTCTAATTAAAACTAACCTAAAAAAAATACTCCTACTACTGTACTCATACTAATTTAATCCTATAAGAAGACAAAACCGAAAAGAAAAAGCCACCGAGATAGTAACTGACACGTGTCTGTTTCATCGATCCTTAAAAACCTCCCTAAAATCCACAATAACCTTTTGTCCCATCCCATCCATTTTCTCTTCCATCTCACACAGCGTCACAGCCTATGCTTTTTTGTACTCTCATTCCTTTTCCTTCTGAAGCTTCTTTCATCTCTATCCATTCACACAACACCATATCAAAGAGCTGAACAactaaaaaaaattcatccttcaatttttttcatttctcaCCTCTTTCTCTTAGTTCCTTTCAAGCACACAAAACAAATTTCCATTTATAAGAACAAAGGAAAAGACAAAAGGTACCAACCTACCTTACTACTACCTTACCCATAGTGGACCCTTCAACTTATCACTTTGATTACGATTCATTAAACACTGTCGTTTACCAAAAAGGGTTTCATTTCATCTTTCACACCAAACTGGCGAAAATGAGTTTAACAACAGTAGAAGACGATTCATCTTCCGAAATCCATTTACCTGCAGAAATTGACTGGCACATGCTAGACAAATCGAAGTTTTTCTTCCTCGGCGCCGCCTTATTCTCCGGCGTCTCCGCCGCGCTTTATCCAATGGTGGTTTTGAAAACTCGCCAGCAGGTTTCATCTTCACACTTTTCTTGTATCAACATGTCGTGTGCTATTATGCGGTATGAAGGTTTTAGAGGCTTTTATAAAGGTTTTGGTACTTCTTTGATGGGGACTATCCCTGCTAGAGCACTTTACATGACGGCACTTGAGGTTACAAAGAGTAACGTCGGTACTGCTTTTGTTGATTTGGGGTTTTCTGATAATACTGCTACTGCTGTTGCTAGTGCTGCTGCTGGTGTTACTTCTGCTATGTCTGCGCAGTTGGTTTGGACTCCGATTGATGTTGTTAGTCAGAGACTTATGGTTCAGGGTTGTAGCAGTGGTGGCGGTGGTGGTGGAGGAAAGAGTATTTTGGCGAATCTAAATTCGGAGAATTATAGAAATGGTTTAGATGTGTTTAGAAAAATTCTTTATAATGATGGGCCAAGAGGGTTCTATAGAGGATTTGGGATTTCGATATTGACATATGCGCCATCGAATGCTGTTTGGTGGACTTCTTATTCTATGGTGCATAGGTTCATTTGGGGTAATTTCGGTTCGTGTTTGTGTAAGAGTGGTGGTAATttgggtggtggtggtggtgatgggTGTGTTGGTTTTAGACCTGATTCTAAGGTAATGGTTGGTGTACAAGGTTTGAGTGCTGTTGTGGCGAGTGGCGTTTCGGCTATTGTGACAATGCCGTTTGATACTATTAAGACTAGGTTGCAGGTTTTGGATACGGAGGAGAATGGGAGAAGGAGGCCGTTAACTTTTGCACAGACGGTTAGGAATTTGGTCAATGAAGGTGGTTTGTTTGCTTGTTATAAAGGATTGGGGCCAAGGTGGGTTTCGATGTCTATGTCTGCTACGACTATGATTACtacttacgagtttttgaaacgcATGTCTACAAAGAGGCAAGATTAGTTCAATTTAGTTTCGTGAGATAGTTTTAGCAGCAAAATATATATTCATAggatcatggttttaaattgcgacCGACGTTGCAGAGACCTCAAAATCCTCTATATTATGGTCGTAACTGCAAGTTGGTGAACACAATTTAGAACTATGCATAGGATAATaagaattaggattagggttaggattaggtttttttttttttcctttggaatgcttttttcttctaaattttaGTTTGTTAGGTTCTATGTTCATATGATGAATGAACCTGTAAATACAAGTCCTTTGCTTTTCTAATCAAAAGTTACCATAGGCGTTTCATATAATTGTTACTTATTTTTGAAGTTTTGTCTTTCATATTTAGAAGTAGTATTATTGCTCTTTAGATTACTCAATACTCATATAGTGAGGGATGTGACTCTGGCTTTTGCGGGTTTCAAAGGACATTGTCATGTAGAAAATGTGACATAAATCACAAGGTCATTAAGGTTTTCCTAAATTTGACCTTAAGACAAAATCAAAGTATCATTATTAATTtgcttttagttttatttatcttGTTTTGTAGTTAAATTGCTGAATTTGGTGATTGTGTTTGGTATCATAATTATAAATTGGTACTAGTAGTTTAAAATTGGTAAAGTGATGAATGGTAGTGTTAGGATCAATCACTATTAGAGAATTTTAGGAAGGCACTGACAATTTGTTGCACATGAAACGTTTGGACGATGTGATTGTTTATTTTAAGAATATTATTCTTTAGTACTAAAATATTGTATTTCTTTTTTGGACTAAAATGTAGTTTTATTTCATCGATTCAACTAACTATGAGTTTTCTAAATTTGACTCATGCTTCctttagggtccgtttggttcaacggaggggaggggaggggagggaaattaatcgaggggaggggaatggaggggaagggaggggagggaatttaactaaatatatgtttggttcaaagaagggaagaggaggggaggggagagatttttaacaacaagtatgtttggttcacaagggaggggagggattttaaaatcaatttacctttttatccttataaatattattatttatgcttaataaaaataattctaaataacaatagtaatgagtaaatttcaccaaataaaaacctgttcattcataaaccataatataaccgtaaacaacaacacacattagttgaactataTATCTTCAACGCAAATCAAACCATTATCTGATCTTATGATTCATATAACCCAATAaaacaatttctataattaaaaataaataaaataagattagaatattaaaaaaaataaacagatAATATTTgagttaaaatttttatttataacataaatatattatatttgcatat
Encoded proteins:
- the LOC131660731 gene encoding uncharacterized protein LOC131660731, whose product is MSLTTVEDDSSSEIHLPAEIDWHMLDKSKFFFLGAALFSGVSAALYPMVVLKTRQQVSSSHFSCINMSCAIMRYEGFRGFYKGFGTSLMGTIPARALYMTALEVTKSNVGTAFVDLGFSDNTATAVASAAAGVTSAMSAQLVWTPIDVVSQRLMVQGCSSGGGGGGGKSILANLNSENYRNGLDVFRKILYNDGPRGFYRGFGISILTYAPSNAVWWTSYSMVHRFIWGNFGSCLCKSGGNLGGGGGDGCVGFRPDSKVMVGVQGLSAVVASGVSAIVTMPFDTIKTRLQVLDTEENGRRRPLTFAQTVRNLVNEGGLFACYKGLGPRWVSMSMSATTMITTYEFLKRMSTKRQD